The Ananas comosus cultivar F153 linkage group 2, ASM154086v1, whole genome shotgun sequence genome contains a region encoding:
- the LOC109724892 gene encoding zinc finger protein 8 yields the protein MSEPETHDFMSVSVDSFSQLPFIRPTPARDKPSNANASSSPTAIRLFGFDFPHDPNSSAEEPSNVKETPTSTSNTNMSNNNSNSNNNNNNSNAAGGGGSSDGTAGRKFECHYCCRNFPTSQALGGHQNAHKRERQHAKRAHLQSAMAAHHHHAAMLADGGAHVYGLINYHRLGSVPSAARFEPPPPPHYPSWTSSNPSLSPAGARFYSGIGSMAQPINGNPLPGLWRVPSHSGTANFSTAYRDRSVAAGPLPLFGGDDSTKAAAGAAAAGCGSSPSSSSSSSSTSQERGGYGSSGKDSVSLDLHL from the coding sequence ATGAGCGAGCCGGAGACGCACGACTTCATGAGCGTCAGCGTCGACTCCTTCTCCCAGCTCCCCTTCATCCGGCCCACCCCCGCCCGCGACAAGCCCTCGAACGCGaacgcctcctcctcccccaccgCCATCCGCCTCTTCGGCTTCGACTTCCCCCACGACCCCAATTCTTCCGCCGAGGAGCCCTCCAACGTCAAAGAAACCCCCACCTCCACATCTAACACTAACATgagcaacaacaacagcaacagtaataataataataataatagtaacgCCGCGGGCGGTGGGGGCAGCAGCGACGGCACCGCAGGGCGGAAATTCGAGTGCCACTACTGCTGCCGCAACTTCCCGACGTCGCAGGCGCTCGGCGGGCACCAGAACGCGCACAAGCGCGAGCGCCAGCACGCGAAGCGGGCTCACCTCCAGTCGGCGATGGCCGCGCACCACCACCACGCCGCCATGCTCGCCGATGGAGGGGCCCACGTCTACGGCCTCATCAACTACCACCGCCTCGGCTCCGTGCCCTCCGCCGCCCGCTTCgagcccccgcccccgccccacTACCCTTCATGGACCAGCTCAAACCCTAGCCTGAGCCCCGCCGGGGCCCGGTTCTACAGCGGAATAGGATCCATGGCGCAGCCCATCAATGGCAACCCGCTTCCGGGGCTGTGGCGTGTGCCGAGCCACAGCGGCACCGCAAATTTCAGCACCGCTTATAGAGACCGGTCGGTGGCGGCGGGGCCGCTGCCGTTGTTCGGAGGAGACGATTCGACGAAGGCGGCGGCAGGGGCGGCGGCAGCAGGATGCGGCTCGTCCCCATCTTCGtcatcttcgtcttcttcgACGTCGCAAGAGAGAGGTGGGTATGGA